The Parvibaculaceae bacterium PLY_AMNH_Bact1 genome window below encodes:
- a CDS encoding thioesterase family protein (Derived by automated computational analysis using gene prediction method: Protein Homology.), whose product MTESKLPADTWDYPNPFIVTVTVKPDYIDDFQHTNNVVYLTWMAKVAWEHSKALGLDFEAYAKIGKGMVVRAHEMEYLGPSHEGEKIDIATWITGNDGKLRLRRRFQMVNAETGKILLRGRSDFVCIDIKSGKPKRMPQSFVDAYALTANVPSDQTK is encoded by the coding sequence ATGACAGAGAGCAAATTGCCAGCCGATACCTGGGATTACCCAAACCCCTTCATTGTAACGGTCACTGTCAAACCCGACTATATCGACGACTTTCAGCATACGAATAATGTGGTCTATCTCACCTGGATGGCCAAGGTCGCCTGGGAACACTCAAAAGCGCTCGGACTTGATTTCGAGGCCTATGCGAAAATTGGTAAAGGCATGGTCGTCCGCGCCCACGAGATGGAATATCTGGGGCCATCCCACGAAGGGGAGAAAATCGACATCGCGACCTGGATTACTGGCAATGATGGTAAACTCCGCCTGCGCCGCCGCTTTCAGATGGTCAATGCCGAGACAGGAAAAATACTGCTCAGGGGTCGCTCGGACTTTGTCTGTATCGACATTAAATCCGGCAAACCCAAGCGCATGCCCCAGAGCTTTGTTGACGCCTATGCGCTCACAGCAAATGTGCCCTCTGACCAAACGAAGTGA
- a CDS encoding hypothetical protein (Derived by automated computational analysis using gene prediction method: GeneMarkS-2+.) translates to MSADPVTTPDPDREKGFRALAFLAVVVLLLVLGTYFFGLGALLMIAIVGSFIMLGVLIYLSAPTHRV, encoded by the coding sequence ATGTCGGCCGATCCCGTAACCACCCCTGACCCCGATCGGGAAAAGGGGTTCCGCGCCCTCGCTTTTTTGGCAGTAGTTGTGCTGCTCTTGGTTCTTGGAACCTATTTCTTCGGCCTTGGCGCCCTGCTCATGATCGCAATCGTCGGATCATTCATCATGCTGGGCGTCCTGATCTACCTGTCAGCCCCGACACACCGGGTCTGA